Within Scomber japonicus isolate fScoJap1 chromosome 1, fScoJap1.pri, whole genome shotgun sequence, the genomic segment TGGACACATATAGggtcattagattattaatcgTGAAGcacagtgttagagcagcatgttacagttgtagctgctggaggtggattTGACACCTAATAGTAGTGTAAACTAACACTACTATTaggtgtcaaataaatgtagtggagtagaagggagaggagagtggagaggaagtataaagtagcatcacatggaaatactgcagtaaagtacaagcaCCTTAAAGTTGTAAtaagctgctctctctctctctctccctctctctctctctctctctctctctctctctctctctctatctctccctctgcaGATGTCCTTAAGTTGTGTTTATGCCCCCTTTCCCCCAAACACCATAAATTACATTAAGCTGTACGATGAAAATAATGACAATGGCCACCTCTGGATGGGACATGGTACACCTACCAactgctcctccacctctccaccaTCACCCTCCAGCTGTGTGGTGTGCCTGCAGCAGGGTGTATATGCTGTCTGCTCCGACCTGCAGCAGCGTGTGAAGCTGGTGATGGAGGCTTCAGATCAACCACTAGAAATCATAAAGAGCGGTAAGACCTGAAGCatcaccttttttattttctaaactCGTACGTTCACACACTCccgaggtcagaggtcagatcaaactttaaaaagaagCCAACATCTGAACACCAGAGATTATAAAagcagacagaaaatgaaaattcTACAGTACTTTAGTCAATATACTTAGTGACTTTCCACCTCATAGCTTCATAGCTGTGCCAATGAAGGAAAACCAAAAGGGACGATAAAACCTACAATTCAGTGTTTCTTAAACTTTTAAGACCTTCACAAAGCCTGTGAAACCTTTCTTAATCATAAACTTTATTTCTGTAGCACAAttcatgaaataaaatgcagcaaaaGGCATAAAATAAAGGCCAAGGATTATAATCACAATAAAGCAAAgataataaagatataaaataatatacattacATATAAAAAACAGGACAAGACATAAAATAGCTCTtatgtaaaaacactttaagagaaagaaatatgATTACTTTATGTGATTACTAAAAATagtgtctgttttatttttactgcagAGTGTCCAAGGCTTCTTGGTGATGGTAAGTGTCTTTTAGATCTCTGTTTGTCATCAGTGAAGGATTGCTTTGACAGAGTGAGACTTCATAACAATactcacttttttctttctttcagccaTGGTTCAAATTACTACTGAATCTCCATTAAGCAGCCCAGGTGAGCAGTTGGATTTCCTTCAGCCACACCAGCGAGCCATGTGGTTTTTGGAGCTAAAAAGCCCAACAACTCTCAATTACacttatgatgatgatgaatcacGCTTTAGTATTTACAGTTGTGGCTGCAGCTCATGTTTGGTGTCAGgacttttcctttttcatttctgtctgttgtttttcctcAATCTGTTAGATATGAGGGAACGCTGGCCAATCTTCATCCCCATCCTTatcttcctcatcatcactgCCCTGATGGTTTACTGCATCTGGAAGAAATATCGTCTGGCAAAGTAAATCTCATGTTCAAAGACAAATCAGTGACGACGTTCAGGGCTGCAAcaaacagttattttcattcTAGCATGTCGGTAGactcacaacaaacacacagagcagacatggGAAGCCTGCGAGTCAATTTTCCAAATATCAATTAATTGTTAAATTCATGTTGGAATCAAGCACACGATTACTGCATCTAAATTACTGAGTTAAGTTGTGAAAACATCTCCACCgctgtctgcccccccccccccccccccccccactgagacagaggagaggagcagctcaCATTAGCCTCTGCTGCAGTGTGCTGTCATTgcgctctcctctgctctcaggaGGGCCTGTTGAGGGCCATGCCACTAAGCATGTGCAGTAAGGCTGTCTTCTGTTTACAGCAGACAGCTTGTTGTGTTACAGATCAAAACCTCTGAAGCCCTACTGGAACTCTTTGACAAATTTACAGTTAAGCACAAAGTCAAGAAGTTGGGTTACATGCACTGTGGCATCTGTCTGCTCtcctgtgaaaatgtgatcgCTCATTGAAAAGTGATTAAATGACTGTTGTCATTTATTGATTATAATATCAGAATTACCTTAGAGATAAATGTATAGACAATTTCCTCCAAAATGATCGTTTCCCTCTGCTTTATTCTCATGACCACATCAGTCTCAGTGAATTGTAAGTTTCTCCTCTTTTGTGTTTAGAGTCCACCTGACACAACTTAATGCTGTCGATGTCAAACCTGAAGCTGAAGCTGAGGAAAAGAAGttttcataccatcagccatcagacaccacaccacagctcccagtacctcccattCCCACTAAAATAGACTGATGCTTGTGCTTTCCTTGCTATGCAAATCCTTGGAACATTGCATACGTGTATAATCTCAGTCATTTCTGCATATGGCACATATTGGACATTTATTTCCATAACGATTGTTTactgtgtgttgtattttattttattcatcactgctacttttttcccactgtactgctgtgtgcaatttgaatttcttcagagggggatcaataaagatacatcttatttttatcttatcttatcttaaagtGAATGAAAAACGACAAAAGGTAAACTCTTTCTGAGAAACTCCACAAAGACCATGCAAtggcaacaataaaaacatacaaaatgtataatattattTGCTGATGTACTTTTGCTTTATTCCTGAAAACCTGGCGTTCTTGTAATGATTGCTGTTGATATGTCTGAAAAGCTTGATATTCTTTTAGTCCAGAAGCTACACATTTCAGATTTCCTTTGAATGCACCACGCCGCAGCGCTGCCATGGAAACGGGACTGTGAGTACaaaccatacagtctatggtacaaACCAGCAAAGAAGCAATCAACAACATAGAAAAGCGATTAAAACGACTAGTTAACTGCGAGCCCACGATTTAACTACAAAATGGAGAGCCCTGAAAATACAGATGAAAACAACATGACCATTACAATAACTGTTATTCGTGGAAGTAACCTGGTAAGTAAAGGTTAAATAACAAAAGTGACGCTATGTGTAATGACTAAGGCAACATAAATGCACTAATCGCTAATTTAGCTTAAAATACAGGTTAATAATTTTTCAAGTCCGTCTTTAAACAACAGTAAGGAACACTGTATGAGGTTTtctttgctgtaatcattcctcctagTTCATACTaactgaccattaaaagatcctCTTTACATGTACTTTCAGTGTAAGAGATGGGAGCCAAAAGCAACTGTGTGTCCACAAACTCATCTTGTATGAAAACaagtgcatttaaaagtttatctgaagcttatatgaagcttcagcagtctgagttaagTTATATCAAGTGGAtctctgccacatttacagtatttttagcatcaaattccctttctgtgtttccctgttgagctgtggtgaaaCACAAGACTGAAACgctgaaagatatctacttgattcgaccatagactgtatataagaaatggacgtaacattcgtgacgtcatccattggtttgtggactgctgctcggaagccaatagtatcgaatctaggcagcgccatcttgaaaatttcaggtgcatgctgggaaaaaaagaacacggattctacttatatgggcatgaggcggagtcatggacggaagtatggacgggaccaacggcggagccgggaggctgcgattggttgtgagggctggatctcaaggacattggtcaatcaacctgtcaatcaattcGAAAGATTCGACTCATTTGcatgactgaagcttcatactagcttcagataaactaaGGAGCACTGCAGATTTAGTCTCCAGAAAAGGTGAAatgtttacagtaaaaaaaaaaaaaactattacatttttcatttgaggaccagactgttgttttaagacagactttaaaaacttGTGAACCTGTCACAACTgttaaaagggtttttttgtgaATGTGCATTGTGACTTATGTAATGCTGCAAGACTAGATGAGGAtaagaaggtgtgtagatgacAGCATCCAAACAGCTAATGTTGTATTATTCTGTGTTATTTTCTTTCAGCATGGAAAAAAGTCAGACAGCTTCCAGAGTTTTGTTCAGGTGGAGATGGACGGGACGGTGCTGGGAGAGTCAGACAAGACGCACGCTGATCCTGTGGCACACTGCGTCGACTACAACTTCACCTGCAACTTCCAGTGTCCCCATGATACTCAGGCACTCAGTGATATCGCCCACAAACCACTCATAAGTAAGCAGAGTGGGAAAACGTTTTCTGATATCTGACAGAATTGACAGCTTACAGGCTTTTGGATTCAATGAATAACTGGAACCTGGTCCTGCCTTCTTAAATGATATATTAACATAATTACTCACTTAAAACTACACTAAACaaaattaatctattaatctttATTGAAGAGTTGTATTACTCTTGGTTGTGTGCATTTATCATTGCTGTTAACCCtcatatactgttcatattcaacACTCTCACAGTATGTTCCAGGTTTATTTTTGATCtggtctaagaatcccctcataaaaaatGCCTTTACCAATATTTGAACCATAGATCTGTTTAGAACGTATCAATAGTCGAtatgactgatcaataaatgagtgattaaaccttgattaatgtttcGGAGAGCTgtgagagtgtattttttatgttttacaccACTTGTTTTTGGAGAAACACCTACTattacacaatatcatgtctTATTAATGAAAagccatgtcaatagatacggaTCAAAATATTGACAAAAAGTTGTAACACCTATAAAAAAGtataacatattaaatattttcatttttgtgcattttaggCCACTTTAGGCCACGTTAGGAAAAGTCAtgaaatttcagagtaaaagaaaacaactttttttttttttttttaaagctgtcaaatgttTAAACGGGTCAAATGTGACCGTAACGttgtgtaagggttaaaattgCAGATGTATTATTTCTAAATGTACTATATGCAAAGTCAGATCCAACTGTCATCATTAATACAGCCCTCAGTTTTCACAGCACTGTCACTGTCTGGTTTTTGTTGCGGTCAGTGACGGTGACGGAGTTCCTGCCTGACGAGAAGAAAGTGGACGCGAGGAACGCGTTGATGGGCCAAGCAGTGGTCGACCTGCTGCCACTGCTCCAAGGTACACAGCTGCGCATGttagaaattaaacattttttcatcCAACAATTCAGATTTACCAGATGGTTAATACCAGAGgtatagtaataaaaaaatgagCTACTATGTGAAtgacatttttgtctttcatcttcaggtcagtgcAGCTTCTCATCCACAGTCCCTCTGAGTCTAGTGAACAGCCCCCCAGCTAAGGGGTCCTCCCATGACTCCAGCAGTAAGGTTTGTTGACTAATGACTATAATATCATTGCTATATAGATATTGATTAAAGATCCTTGTACATGCTTGAGCTGGTACTAGATTTTTCCAGCTGTCAAATAATTCTTACCTTGGTCTTTAAACCTGTACTGtgtcaaattaatttaaaatgtttttcttcgaCTGAATTTTGCCTTTAAGTTATGTATTCTGACCGAAAAGCATTTTAACTATACCCATTAGTGCCAATGACCTTTGCCACACggttcttccttttctttgtccCTATATATTCTGTCACTCTTTACCCTCTACTATCACAAAAGGAAAACTACtgtaaaatgttcaaaatcaGAAATATAAAGCTATTCACAGCATAATATCAAGCAACATATCAAGGATTGATTGCTCCTTTCATATGAATCAGTCATTTCAGAGAGAATCACAATCATGTAACAAGAGTAGCTcgacagattttatttttttcagattgAAGAGTTCAATGGGTAAAAACACCTTTTGTACACGGCTGCAATTGAATGGAATAAACTACAAGTTTCATCAGTTCTCATCGAAGCAGAGAGAAATTTTAAGCAGGAGATGAATAAATGGCCAGAAAATAGTCTCagacttatctatctatccatccatccatccatccatcatctctcaatcatctcatcatctctatctatctatctatctatctatctatctatctatctatctatctatctctctatcccTAGCTGAAGAGGAATGTAGAAAGGTTTTTGCTGCTATAAGAGGTGAAATGTGGTTTAATTTAAGATTGGTCAATATGACAGTATTTATAAGATGGTAGAGATGTGTCACTTGTTAGACTTTTTGCTCTTTCATACCTTATGGAGTAGCATTATTCGCATCtcacaatatacaatatatttccATAACAAcataatatgaaatatgatttCATCCATTGTGTACCACCACCCTTAGTAAAGTTGATAGAGTTAGTGATGAGACGTGTTACCTCAAGCCTCCTCTATCAGTGAATGTTCTACAGTCACAGAGCAGCCAGAGTATGGAGACAACAGCTAAGGCCAGACAGAAGCAGGTGGCCAGCCAAGCCATTTTAAAGTGGAGGAGCAAGGTAATCACATCTGAACTCACAGGGCTGGGATGATTCCAGTTTGGGTGAATATCAAACACATGGCCAAGCTCAATGACACAGTTGCTCACAGCTGACTACATTGAATTTATTCAAACCATCTGAGCATTTGGCATATGAGGGCTACACATTGTGAAAATGTaccactcactctcactcagtTTCAACCTATGTTTATCACCCAGATCAATAAAATGTCTAACTGTCTAACCACTGGGATGCACTGTTATGTCACTATGGACACATTTAGGGTTGTGCCAGTTAGCCAAAGCCAACTCAAAGTATGGAAATGAGCATGATGTTGTGTCGCTTTAATAAAAATGGCAGCACAAGACAAGAATTATTATAATCAAACATATTTCAGACTATAATTCCCTGTGGACATATAACAAAATGGAACTTGAATAATCCAATTTGACAAAGAAAATGCCCTAAATGGGCTGAGTTAAAGGTATAGGAAAAGCATTATTTCAAGACAATATTTTCACCCAGTGTTTTCCAGAAGTTGtaagtttttattttcctgAAGGCTTCTGAATCACAACAAGGCTAATGGTAAGAGGAAAGCTGTAGTGTTTATGAAATTATGTCTGGCTGTAATGTGTGATACGAGTAGCTGATACACAGAAAAGCCAAGAATTATTTGTTACAAATAATTATTTGTTATATGAAACACCATCTTATAGATTTCTGTGAGCAGTTTCAACACTGTCGAATGTGAAACTGAACTGTTTACACTGCTGATAAAAAAACTACTTCCAGAGCATATTtaaatttgtccaaataacttTTCCCCACAGGTTTTGGAGAAGCAACCAGTACCTCGGGTGAGAAAACTCAAatattttaactgtataatgatACAGCAGACATCACCGAACAGATTATAAAGAAACCTGAATACTTTACCCCTTTATAGAAGCCGGCGCTGGACGTGTCAGTCAGTGTGTCGAATCCATTGCTGTCTGAGCCTGAACTCTCAGCTTCCAACCTGCTGAGGGTAACTGTGGAGACAGCCTACTCCCTCCCTGAGCCATGGACTCAGATGTCTGGCCCCACTCCCACTCCATACATGTACACTGCTGCCCTGGAGATCCCTCTTACTGCACAGGTTGAGTGTTACGCTGTACTTTTGATGTGTTTTCTCTCAGtaattttacagtattttacataTAACTTGACCCATCTTAGCTGTCCAAGAAAAAATACAAGTGAAATTCAGAGTTCACATTGATGCACTCTAGGttattaaacaggaagtatgtTACATTTTGCCAGACATTCAACCCTGATCTAATGTAAGTTTAGTAGAAACACAGCACGTACAATCTTCCTATAATGCAGATTGTAGGGAAATTTCAACTTTTCATGTTCTAAATTTCTCATGCTCCATAATGGTACTAGCATATAATCCATTCTGCCTCATTCAGAACAACTTAAAATCATTCTAGGGTCAGTGTTTCTAGCTGAAAGGTGCTTAACACTGTTCTTCTCACTCTCAGAAAGATCAGATGCTGGTGTTTTGTGACGGGCAGCTGAAGGCAGGGGGACAGAGGGAAGACAATGGTCGACAGAAGAAGAGACCCCATCAAGCTCTGCTCCTCCCAGAGAACCACTTCTTGCCTGGAGTCTTTTTCCAGGCAGAGACGACTGAGCAGGAGAGCGGCGAGCTAACTGAATTAGAGGTACCTGAATTGGCAGATTTTGTAATATGACATGTTGCTGTCACAAACTATTAATGTATGGGATTGCATTGAGATGAAGGATATGATAGATGTGGCCACTTTCCTTTACCAATGCATGAAGCAATTTTAGACACAGGATTAGCCAGTGACTGATGAGATGAGAAGTTAAAgtgcattataaataaaaagtaaattggCCTTAGCAGTATAGTTAATACTGTAGAAGACAAAAAAGTAACTCAGCATAAAAGCCAGTTGAGTTACATAGACAGTTACACAGCTGAAGGTTTCAATGTTCCTGCAGGACCGCGAGTTTCGTTGCGAAGCAGAGATCATGAGGAGTCGGGTGAGCTGGGACACAGAGATGCGCTGTTTTCTGGATGAAGGAGGAACTGTCAGGTTGGCTTCACACACAGCTCACTCCTTCTCATATCTGACCATGATGCTACCTATTAACTTTGAATTTTAGGAGCTTTATTCTAGACAGGGAAAGTCAGGATCAGTCCATAGGGGTTAAACCAGAGCTTTAAGGAAATTCGGGATTAACCACatttcaggatttagtggagAGTACTTGACAACTGGAATAGAAACCAGGAAGTCATGGACAAGTCATTTTTATCGTATTACTGGTTTTACCTCAGGGCAACGCAATTAACTTGGGACTCTGTGATCTGTAGAACAGGTTCAGTGCTTGAAATAAAACTTCAAAGCCCTGTCAAGAGAACCACAAATAGTGGCTTTGCAtaatcataagaaaaaaattaagATATAAGAAAAACACCAAAGTGCGTGTGAGTGAATTGCATCATTGTGTCGGTAGATACACGTATGAAAATATGTGTGTTGATTTCAGGCTGCGTCAGAAGATCACTGAGAGCAGACTGTGGCCGGTGGAGATCATGAGGTCGTTGGCTCCTCCCCAGGGAAAGGCAGCAGAAACAGCCAAGCTGGTGAGACGCCTTTGTTATTGTACTGTGTTTTGTGGTTTGAAAGCAAAGATCAAGCAAGTTCATCCAGTCAGTGGCAGAAACTATTTATGTTTATTGAAAGTCAGAACTCAATATTTGTCAACCAAAATGACGTGTGTGTGCAGCCACCTGAGGAGGACCCACAGATCCCCTTCCATGGTGTGGTGTTTATGGACGTGGGGAGGTTGCTGTATCCTGGAGTTACCCGCATCCGAGGAGCGTACAGCATTCAGCCCTTCTCTGAAACTGAGTTGCTGAACAAGgtcaaacaaatacacatattGAAACCTTTGtcattctgttttttgttgttgttgatcaTTCACTAATGCTCTGGATCTTGGTCTTAATTGATCAAGTAAGGTAAAGTCTGCCAGGAATAACCTACCAACAAATTGATTTGAAAGGAACatgttttgaaaatgtgcttatttgctGTCTAAGAATCTAATGAGGTCATAACTGTGTGACCATGACAGAGTCTTAAGATGTTTACAgcactgttgtgttgtgtgataTGTAAGTTAAGACTTAAGATAGTCTACCAAACAGTCTAATTCTGGTCTTATGGAGTGTGTGTACTCTCTCTATAAAAGTGTCTTTGTTATTGATCTCGTACTCAAAGGCAAAGCGAAGCATCAGTGTGTTGAAGGAGCAGGCCAAGGCTGCTGCCAACCAGATCAAAGCTCGAGCTGGCTCGGCTGCAGGCTCTTGCAAGGGGAGGGCAGGGAAGGCCATGGATGGAACCAACAAGGGAGCCAAGGATCCCAAGGAGCCAGCCAAAAAGGTCAGTAAGGTCCTGATGGACAGACATAAAACAAGTCCTGGAGTGCTTTTGAGCTTtccaagtagagcagagaggagtgtttgtttttgttttactttatataAATAAGAATTATTTCACCAAGATTTCAAAAGTAGGGCAGCTTGTctttttagttatttaaatTCACTAAATTGTGACCTTGGAAGTCCTTAAGTTAGATGTGTTGTGTTTGGGAATCTTGGACTCTAACGTTTCCTATTTCCATTGTGTCAGCAACCTGGCAATCAGAGCAGGATGGCTCCAGCTGACAGCGTGGCCGATAGTGTGACCGAAACTGAACCACACATCAATATAGAGGGAAATGTAAGCATCACGACCCTGTAAAGTATTTATGTCAGTCATAAACACATTGTATTTTAAGCTGTGCAGTTACAGTTTAGTGCAAATCTGTGCTGCAGCATTTGACTCTTAAGCATCCTCAATATTTGTAACAGATATATCCACCTTATGTGCTTCTAGATAAACTATATTTTGAAAAACCCTGAGACTCATAATTCCTCTTTTTTATGGCAGATGTACGTGGAGGCCAGGACTTACATTATTATTGAAATTGCCTTGGAGAAACCACTAGTGCCCAAAACATCTCCAGAGGAGCTGGCCAGATGGTAATGTGATTTACACATTTTCTGAGTGTCCTGTGGTCACATTCAGACTTTGACCAGGGTATTTTAGTTACTGTGTCATGCTGGATTGTGGCCCGGAACTATCAGAACCCGTGaattatgaaaaaataaatcacttatGAAGTCAATTAGGTATTAACTTCAAATTATCCTGTTTTAATAGTGTCAGATTCACACCCCATGGCTATAGACCAGAAAGCCAGGGTTTTTGCCTTGAGTCAATATGACTGTGCTGATATCTGTCCCCATTTCCTGCAGGGTAAAATCCCTGATCCCTCCCAGACCTCCACTTCCAGCGGGTCCTAATAAAGCAGAAAGAGTAAAATGCAGACATAATTAtacctacatacatacacatttacaaacaGACACTCAAAATGAACCATACATCAGTGTTACATGCTGAAATCTCTCCACTTGTGTGTGTTCTTGCAGGCAGTGCAAGGTTTCCACAAGCAGGTAGGCAACGTGGTGGCCCATATTTCAGACCAGTATGAGGAATTGTTTGGAGCAAAATGCAAGTCACCTGATGACTGCAGCCAGGAGCAAATGAAGGCTCAGCTGATGGGAGCACTTAATGTCTCTGGGAGATATTTTGCCTTCAAGGAACAGATGAAGGTCAGGAACCCTGAAATGAGTTTCCATAAAGGTTGTATTTCTGCAGTGGTGACTGTTCAGTGAGTATTTCACCAgatgaacgtgtgtgtgtttctgttgtgtAGCATGCAGTGGTGAGGATTGTGCGTGACAAGATGCAGCAGACAGAGCCATTCACTCAGCCTCAGGATCTGCAGGCTTTTGTCAGCAAACTCTACATCTACCTGGTGGATGAAATGCACTTAGCTATGAACAAGgtgggaacacacacatattcacacacagtgAGGCAGCTTAGGTTCAGGAGGGTCGGTTGTCCACTAATCACAGGGTCAGCAGTTAAATCCTCAGCTCCTTCTGCCagcatgttgaagtgtcctttgTCTTCTCTGTTCCTCATCAGATTTATTCAGATGACGTTGTTGATGATGACGACCCTCCAGATGAGATCCATTTGAGTACTTCTCAGCTCAGACATTTTGCTAAAGAGGCTCAGCTTACTGGAGATTATCAGCAGGCTGCTCAGTACTACCAGGAGGTACAATAACACTTTTCTAATACTTAGGCGCTTCATtcaaaagaaaggaagaatagTAATTACTGAAAagcttttaatttttgtttttagttagtTATAACTATACTCATTAGTGaatagtttttcttttgtataAAGAAAACAGAGGATTGATAACCAATCACAGAcatccatttattcattttttttatatctgaaaattaaaatgattgcttagcacaaatttatttttgtgtgtcaaGGGGGCACAGGTAATTACAGCAGTTGCAGCAGTGATcaatgatctctctctctctgtgcactTAATGACTCTGCTAAAGTAACAAAGTGGccaatacattttgtatttgttgtcCTGCAGCTGGTGGTGAGGCATCCATGTGAAGCCTCCCACAAGTTTGAGTGGGGAAGCCTTTACATGCTGACCGGAGACTACATGAAAGCTAAAGAGTGTTTCCATGATGCTGTGTCCATCCAGCAGGCCCACCAGCCCAGGTCAGAAAATATCCAGACACAGtttacacataaaatattaaGGAACATCAATTTCCAAAAGAAGAGCAGCAATTGATTACTAAATCCTGTGTATATCTGCACATCATGATGATTTCATGCTCCTATATTGGGCTGGACAATTGTAATGCTCTCCTATCTGTTCTACCCAAAAAAGGTTATAAAATCAGGTGATTCAGAACTCTGCGCCCCAGTGCTGataaggttaggttaggttaggttaggttattTTATTGGTCTCCACCAGGTAGAAATTTGCCTCGGAGATAGGGAAAAGTTGCAGCACATAaatgacatacaataaaaacgTACATCAGGTAAAAAAGACAGTTGTGGAATAAACACAGACCGACACCGGACAATCCTACACATATACTGCCATTAATATACATCCATACCACCTCCCAATCCTCATAGCATTCACATAAGCATTCGCATCACCTCATCTCACCCTCACCACATCACCATGTCAACCTACCAAAACATTCATTCTGTCATAAATATAGGTTCATTACACATCCCAGCACTCTATCACAAACATTCATTGATCCATTCACTCGCATACATCCATACTAGCTGGAGTCATAAGGACCAGAATATGTTTCAAAGTTCTTACATCGATTGCTTGTCAGGTTCCACATTGAGTTTAAAattattttccttgtttttaaagcacttcatgGTCTTGTACCAGCCTTTATATCTCAGATGCTTAGACTTTATGGTAGGGCCACACAAGTCCCCTGGCATTAGTCTTTTAGTTGTTCCAAAGCACAGGACTGAAAACTTTAGTAAGGAAGCCTTTAGTTTTTGCACTGAGCCGCTGAAACAGTCTGTCTAAATATGCTGAAATCTGTAATTATAATCTTAAAACCTGCGTCTTTAGTTATATAGACATCGCAAAGTGAGGAACAACTAGACCATACTGAGATTTTCACTTTTAagatacacaaaaaaacaacaaagtacatAAAATATGTAGTCACAATGAAAGTTGTGTCCCAGGACGGGGGTGAACTTTTAGAAATTTGAGACAGTGGACAGACAGGATTCTCAGCCACCAACACTAATATTAATTTTTCCCAGGAGCAGTGGAGCTTCAGCCTCGCTCGCTCTGTAACTCTCTCGCACTGGAAACTCTGGCAGCCTTTTGTTAGAGACATCGACTTGGCTCCTAATTACTTCCTTTTCCACAGCTACAGAGCCAGCTCCAAGCGGCTTGCTGGCAGCCCCCGGAGAGATCAGGTGATCAGTATTACAGTGCAGGTATccacaaaacagacagacaaaagacaTTGTTCTcttcacagcaacaacaaccttAATTGTCAAACTTTTTTAAACTCTCTGACTTTGCTGATCTTCAACTGCACTCATCATTCCTTATA encodes:
- the cfap70 gene encoding cilia- and flagella-associated protein 70, coding for MESPENTDENNMTITITVIRGSNLHGKKSDSFQSFVQVEMDGTVLGESDKTHADPVAHCVDYNFTCNFQCPHDTQALSDIAHKPLIMTVTEFLPDEKKVDARNALMGQAVVDLLPLLQGQCSFSSTVPLSLVNSPPAKGSSHDSSSKPALDVSVSVSNPLLSEPELSASNLLRVTVETAYSLPEPWTQMSGPTPTPYMYTAALEIPLTAQKDQMLVFCDGQLKAGGQREDNGRQKKRPHQALLLPENHFLPGVFFQAETTEQESGELTELEDREFRCEAEIMRSRVSWDTEMRCFLDEGGTVRLRQKITESRLWPVEIMRSLAPPQGKAAETAKLPPEEDPQIPFHGVVFMDVGRLLYPGVTRIRGAYSIQPFSETELLNKAKRSISVLKEQAKAAANQIKARAGSAAGSCKGRAGKAMDGTNKGAKDPKEPAKKQPGNQSRMAPADSVADSVTETEPHINIEGNMYVEARTYIIIEIALEKPLVPKTSPEELARWVKSLIPPRPPLPAGPNKAERAVQGFHKQVGNVVAHISDQYEELFGAKCKSPDDCSQEQMKAQLMGALNVSGRYFAFKEQMKHAVVRIVRDKMQQTEPFTQPQDLQAFVSKLYIYLVDEMHLAMNKIYSDDVVDDDDPPDEIHLSTSQLRHFAKEAQLTGDYQQAAQYYQELVVRHPCEASHKFEWGSLYMLTGDYMKAKECFHDAVSIQQAHQPSLMMCGVLAVMFERFEEAEVFLERAASIEPPSVVAWTLLGLVQETQNKPTLAERAIMEAKNQLKADVAKRQTQKGEEKKTEKKKKAQHEQEETAAAACNSSDNKQDSECGDQDSVVHREPPAKNVSSRSAPATFSTIYIETVQFLLQNNAVQMAEHALSQELLCSEGGRSVTYLIHLAHLQLLRADYCSAIASLREALLYRDQQDGDAWALNGHCHYLRGEFTEARGSYERSLISLQQLSDSHLVVLRLGSIYLQEGKFEQAKVVYLQACKQSPSCLTWLGLGITCYQLEELCVAEEALTEANHLNNQNAEVWAYLSLICLRSGRQKEAEQFYKYATRFNLQKNSLLEEFRALQDQVRFNHLVSCFGTSCDTRV